The Alphaproteobacteria bacterium genome contains a region encoding:
- a CDS encoding DUF1007 family protein — MTSVLRFLLVAALALFAASAARAHPHVWVTMSSELVYAPDGTATGVRHAWTFDDMFSTFATQGLESKEKGKFTREELAPLAQVNVESLKDYDYFTIAHANGKKADLGQPTDYWLEFTDGLLTLHFTLPFKTPMKAQSLNVEMYDPSWFVDFSFAQKDPVKLVNAPAACQLAVLRPGEGGQTASKGQPGEAFFNSLGPSSNYGAQFANKITVKCP, encoded by the coding sequence ATGACCTCTGTTCTTCGCTTCCTGCTTGTTGCCGCGCTGGCGCTGTTCGCCGCGAGCGCGGCCCGCGCGCACCCGCACGTCTGGGTGACGATGTCGAGCGAGCTCGTCTACGCTCCCGACGGCACCGCGACCGGCGTGCGCCACGCCTGGACCTTCGACGACATGTTTTCGACCTTCGCGACGCAGGGTCTGGAGAGCAAGGAGAAGGGCAAGTTCACGCGCGAAGAGCTTGCGCCGCTGGCGCAGGTGAACGTCGAGTCGCTCAAGGACTACGATTACTTCACCATCGCGCACGCGAATGGGAAGAAGGCCGATCTCGGCCAGCCGACCGACTACTGGCTCGAATTCACCGACGGGCTGTTGACGTTGCACTTCACCTTGCCGTTCAAGACGCCCATGAAGGCGCAGAGCCTGAACGTCGAAATGTACGACCCGAGCTGGTTCGTCGATTTCTCGTTCGCGCAAAAAGACCCGGTCAAGCTCGTGAATGCGCCTGCGGCCTGCCAGCTTGCCGTGCTGCGCCCGGGCGAGGGCGGCCAGACCGCTTCGAAGGGGCAGCCCGGCGAAGCGTTCTTCAATAGTCTCGGACCTTCGAGTAACTACGGTGCCCAGTTCGCAAACAAGATAACGGTGAAGTGCCCATGA
- a CDS encoding ABC transporter substrate-binding protein produces the protein MHVKLSENFRAVFYAPFYATHALGYYAAEGVEVELLDSSAPGAAGAGLLDGSIDISWGGPMRVMKAHDEKANSPMVCFCEVVARDPFFLVGKTDPAAFRLADLLRLRLGTVSEVPTPWLCLQHDLRLAGIDPDKTNRLTGRTMGDNLEALRRGELDVVQMFEPYVSMATGTGAEVLYAANSRGPTVYTTFLASRDSIRRNRPAIEAMVRATRRTLTWVAEHSGAELADAVAPYYPDVSRELLASSLQRYRDANLWARTPEVSRAGFTRLADSLKSGGFVSQLHAYEDCVDQSLASRPRQSAR, from the coding sequence ATGCACGTCAAGCTCTCGGAAAATTTTCGCGCGGTGTTCTACGCGCCATTCTATGCGACGCACGCGCTTGGATACTACGCCGCCGAAGGGGTGGAGGTAGAACTGCTCGACTCGTCAGCACCAGGGGCGGCCGGGGCGGGTCTGCTCGACGGATCGATCGATATCTCCTGGGGTGGGCCAATGCGAGTCATGAAGGCTCACGACGAGAAGGCGAATTCGCCGATGGTCTGCTTTTGCGAGGTTGTGGCGCGCGATCCATTCTTTCTGGTTGGCAAGACCGACCCCGCGGCATTTCGGCTCGCCGATCTTCTGCGGCTCAGGCTCGGGACTGTCTCGGAAGTGCCGACCCCGTGGCTCTGCCTCCAGCATGATCTGCGGCTTGCCGGCATCGATCCGGACAAGACCAATCGCCTGACCGGCCGGACGATGGGGGACAATCTGGAGGCACTGCGCCGGGGCGAGCTGGACGTGGTGCAGATGTTCGAGCCGTACGTCTCGATGGCGACCGGGACCGGCGCCGAAGTGCTCTACGCGGCGAATTCTCGCGGGCCAACCGTCTACACCACGTTCCTTGCCAGCCGGGACAGCATTCGCCGTAACCGCCCGGCCATCGAGGCCATGGTGCGGGCCACGCGCCGCACCTTGACCTGGGTCGCGGAGCATAGCGGCGCGGAACTGGCCGATGCGGTCGCGCCGTACTATCCGGACGTGTCCCGCGAGCTCTTGGCCAGTTCGCTTCAACGCTACCGGGATGCGAACCTGTGGGCGCGTACCCCCGAGGTCTCGCGGGCGGGGTTCACGCGGCTCGCGGACAGCCTGAAGTCGGGAGGCTTCGTCTCACAGCTGCATGCCTACGAGGACTGCGTGGACCAAAGTCTGGCTAGTCGGCCGCGTCAGTCCGCGCGCTAG
- a CDS encoding tripartite tricarboxylate transporter substrate binding protein yields MPRFLLIVAAFVIAWVHVSHAQANYPNRAIQLVVTVPPGGAADNIARVIGAKLADALGQPVIINNRAGAGGTTAAAQVAKSDPDGYTVLLNTITTHGIGPHLYPNLPYDPVKDFEPVILIAKLPLIMAINADVPARNVQEVIALAKAKPGELTFSSSGTGGAPHLAGELFKSITKTEIQHVPYRGSGPAVVDLIAGRITMMFDATPSLWPFIQSGQLRPLAAASPQRHRLLPDVPSFAELGYPAMDIALWYGVAVPAGTPAPIVQRLNAEFDKILQMPDVRTNLSDQGADLQGGSSEDFGTFMRNESARWSVVVKQAGIKPE; encoded by the coding sequence TTGCCAAGATTTCTGCTCATTGTCGCGGCGTTTGTGATCGCCTGGGTCCATGTCTCCCATGCGCAGGCGAACTACCCGAACCGCGCCATCCAGCTCGTCGTGACGGTCCCGCCGGGCGGCGCCGCTGACAATATCGCGCGAGTCATCGGGGCAAAGCTCGCCGACGCACTGGGCCAACCCGTCATCATCAACAATCGAGCCGGCGCCGGCGGCACCACGGCCGCCGCGCAGGTCGCGAAGTCCGACCCCGACGGGTACACGGTGCTGCTGAATACGATAACGACCCACGGCATCGGGCCGCACCTCTATCCAAACCTGCCGTACGATCCGGTGAAGGACTTCGAGCCGGTCATCCTGATCGCGAAACTGCCGCTGATCATGGCGATCAACGCAGACGTCCCCGCCCGAAACGTGCAGGAGGTGATCGCGCTGGCGAAGGCAAAGCCGGGCGAACTCACGTTTTCCTCCTCCGGCACCGGCGGTGCCCCGCACCTCGCGGGTGAGTTGTTCAAGAGCATCACCAAAACGGAGATACAGCACGTGCCCTACCGGGGCAGCGGACCGGCGGTCGTCGATCTCATCGCCGGGCGTATCACCATGATGTTCGACGCCACCCCGTCGCTGTGGCCTTTCATCCAGTCCGGACAGCTCCGCCCGCTCGCGGCCGCGAGCCCGCAACGGCATCGCCTCCTCCCCGACGTTCCCTCATTTGCGGAGCTCGGTTATCCCGCGATGGATATCGCACTGTGGTACGGCGTTGCGGTTCCGGCCGGCACGCCGGCGCCGATCGTGCAGCGGCTCAATGCAGAATTCGACAAGATTCTCCAGATGCCGGACGTTCGCACGAACCTGAGCGATCAAGGCGCCGACCTCCAGGGCGGCAGCTCGGAAGACTTCGGCACCTTCATGCGCAACGAATCCGCGCGCTGGAGCGTGGTGGTGAAGCAGGCAGGCATCAAGCCGGAGTGA
- a CDS encoding type II toxin-antitoxin system RelE/ParE family toxin — protein sequence MFRAEDRVALGHALTGDRRGWRYRVGNYRIVAAIDDDRFVVLVVTVPTVPT from the coding sequence TTGTTCCGGGCCGAGGACCGCGTCGCGCTTGGTCACGCGCTGACTGGCGACCGCAGGGGGTGGCGCTATCGCGTCGGCAATTACCGCATCGTCGCCGCGATCGATGATGACCGGTTCGTGGTGCTGGTGGTGACGGTACCGACGGTACCGACGTGA
- a CDS encoding helix-turn-helix domain-containing protein has product MKRGSITKFKLDPKKPPKSEWHAFDAMSEADRHRAALSDADAPPATKAQLARARRLPSVRALRTKLKLTQQEFAARFHLPLGTVRDWEQGAHRPDKAAQVLLTIIARDPDAVARALERS; this is encoded by the coding sequence ATGAAAAGAGGAAGTATCACGAAATTTAAGCTCGATCCGAAGAAGCCGCCCAAGAGCGAATGGCACGCCTTCGACGCCATGAGCGAGGCAGACCGCCACCGCGCCGCGCTTTCGGACGCAGACGCGCCACCGGCGACGAAGGCACAGCTTGCGCGTGCCCGCCGCCTGCCCAGCGTGCGCGCGCTGCGCACCAAGCTGAAGCTGACGCAGCAAGAGTTCGCGGCGCGGTTTCATCTTCCGCTTGGGACCGTGCGGGACTGGGAGCAAGGCGCCCACCGTCCTGACAAGGCCGCGCAGGTGTTGCTCACCATCATCGCGCGCGACCCTGACGCGGTGGCACGCGCGCTGGAGCGGTCGTAG
- a CDS encoding BrnT family toxin, with the protein MDFEWNNAKERTNRKKHGVDFRTAARVFLDSHLIEFEDLDAGGELRFNAIGLVDGRMLFVSYAMRGDVVRIISARGAEPHEKRKYHEI; encoded by the coding sequence ATGGACTTCGAGTGGAACAACGCCAAGGAGCGGACCAACCGGAAGAAACACGGCGTCGACTTCCGAACCGCCGCGAGGGTGTTCCTGGACTCGCATCTGATCGAATTTGAGGATCTCGATGCCGGCGGCGAGCTGCGCTTCAACGCCATCGGTCTGGTCGACGGCCGAATGCTCTTCGTCAGCTACGCAATGAGAGGCGACGTGGTCCGGATCATATCCGCAAGAGGAGCGGAACCGCATGAAAAGAGGAAGTATCACGAAATTTAA
- a CDS encoding gamma-glutamyltransferase — protein MNLHSAGHRRGVVAAPHHAGAEAGRMMLAEGGNAIEAMVAMAAAVAAVYPHMNHIGGDAFWLIREPSGRVRAIMGAGPAGAKATPALYREQGYDAIPPRGPLAALTVPGAVATWTRALQAAEAYGGKLPLDVLLAPAVRHAREGYTVTRSQTRLTAEKLAECSDAPGFRQTFLVDGKPPAEGATLKQQTLAATLDHLANAGLGDFYRGDVGREIAADLERIGAPVTRADLERCEAKVEEPLSVGLEAGTLTNTPPPTQGLASLIILALFERLRVTEAEGFDHVHGLIEATKRAFLVRDRVVTDPDRITQPLARYLEKAFLDAEVAKIDRRKAARWPAPLGAGDTVWMGAADASGLVVSFIQSLYWEFGSGCVLPATGVLMQNRGASFSLERGALNLLQPGRQPFHTLNPAIAVLRDGRVMAYGAMGGDGQPQTQAALFTRHVLYREPLEEAVDRPRWLLGRTWGSPHTNLRLESRFDEGLIDRLLSAGHDVEVLGEAYSDTMGHAGAVVLHPDGTLEGVHDPRADGGAAGV, from the coding sequence ATGAACCTGCACAGCGCCGGACACCGCCGGGGCGTCGTGGCGGCGCCGCATCATGCGGGCGCCGAGGCCGGCCGGATGATGCTCGCCGAGGGCGGCAACGCGATCGAGGCGATGGTCGCGATGGCGGCCGCGGTTGCCGCCGTCTACCCGCACATGAACCACATCGGGGGCGACGCCTTCTGGCTGATCCGCGAGCCTTCGGGGCGTGTGCGCGCCATCATGGGCGCAGGCCCGGCGGGCGCCAAGGCGACGCCGGCGCTTTACCGCGAGCAGGGGTACGACGCGATTCCCCCGCGCGGCCCGCTTGCCGCACTCACCGTACCGGGCGCTGTCGCCACGTGGACGCGCGCGCTGCAAGCCGCCGAGGCCTACGGCGGCAAGCTGCCGCTCGACGTGCTGCTCGCTCCCGCGGTCCGCCACGCGCGCGAGGGCTATACGGTGACGCGCAGCCAGACGCGGCTCACCGCCGAGAAGCTTGCCGAGTGCAGTGACGCACCGGGCTTCAGGCAAACCTTCCTTGTGGATGGCAAGCCGCCGGCCGAGGGCGCGACGCTCAAGCAACAGACGCTCGCCGCCACGCTCGATCACCTCGCCAATGCGGGCCTCGGCGATTTCTACCGCGGCGACGTCGGGCGCGAGATTGCCGCCGACCTGGAGCGCATCGGCGCGCCGGTGACCCGCGCCGACCTGGAACGCTGCGAGGCCAAGGTCGAGGAGCCGCTGTCGGTCGGGTTGGAAGCCGGCACGCTCACCAACACGCCGCCGCCGACGCAGGGGCTCGCCTCGCTGATCATCCTCGCGCTGTTCGAGCGGCTGCGTGTCACGGAGGCCGAAGGCTTCGATCACGTGCACGGGCTGATCGAGGCGACCAAGCGCGCGTTCCTGGTGCGCGACCGCGTGGTGACCGACCCGGATCGGATCACGCAGCCGTTGGCGCGCTATCTCGAGAAGGCTTTCCTCGACGCCGAGGTCGCCAAGATCGACCGCCGCAAGGCCGCCAGGTGGCCCGCACCGTTGGGCGCGGGCGACACCGTCTGGATGGGCGCGGCCGACGCCTCGGGCCTTGTCGTGTCGTTCATCCAGTCTCTCTACTGGGAGTTCGGGTCAGGCTGCGTGCTGCCCGCGACCGGTGTTCTGATGCAGAACCGCGGCGCGAGCTTCTCGCTGGAACGCGGCGCCCTGAATTTGCTCCAGCCCGGCCGCCAGCCGTTCCATACCCTGAACCCCGCGATCGCGGTGCTGCGCGACGGCCGGGTCATGGCTTACGGTGCGATGGGCGGCGACGGGCAGCCGCAAACGCAAGCCGCGCTGTTCACGCGCCATGTGCTCTATCGAGAGCCGCTGGAAGAGGCGGTCGACCGGCCACGCTGGCTGCTCGGTCGCACGTGGGGTTCGCCGCACACCAACTTGCGGCTCGAGTCCCGCTTCGATGAAGGCCTGATCGACCGGCTGCTGTCAGCCGGTCACGATGTCGAGGTGCTGGGCGAGGCCTATTCGGACACCATGGGCCACGCGGGCGCGGTCGTGCTGCATCCTGACGGGACGCTGGAAGGCGTGCACGACCCGCGCGCCGATGGCGGGGCGGCGGGGGTCTAG
- a CDS encoding M3 family metallopeptidase — protein MSQNNPLLADWTAPFAVPPLAAIRPEHFPPAFEQALAAHRVEVDAVAGDRAEPDFDNTVAALERSGRLLARVSNVFYVLAGAHTSEPIQAIERDMAPKLARHWNEIHLNEALFGRIDSLHRRAADLGLTPEQARVLERYHALFRRAGAGLPAAAKERLKEIGDRLASLGTAFGQNVLADEQSYVLPLSEDDLAGLPDFARAAARGDAEERGLAGHAVTLSRSSVEPFLQFSGRRELREKAFRAWVARGDTGGTTDNNAIIAELTRLRDEKARLLGYASFADYKLDDTMAKTPAAVTGLLDAVWAPARRRVAEERDALQEIAAAEGGNFRLAPWDWRYYAEKLRKARFDLDESEIKPYLPLEAIIEAAFYTANRLFGLTFTPRADAPVYHPDVRVWEVTGPDGRHVGVFFGDYFARASKRSGAWMTSLRDQERLDGEVRPLVVNVMNFNKGAKGEPTLLSFDDARTLFHEFGHGLHGLMSDVTYPMISGTGVLQDFVELPSQLYEHWLDRPEILEKFARHYKTGEPMPQALMDRLIASRTFNQGFMTAEYLGSSYVDLDFHLGGAKDAHKVEAETRARMQMPEEVVLRHRPPHFGHIFSGDGYAAGYYSYLWSEVLDADAFNAFEETGDVFDAAVAKRLRDHIYAAGGARDPAEAYRAFRGRMPSVDPLLKKRGLLAAAA, from the coding sequence ATGAGCCAGAACAACCCGCTGCTCGCCGACTGGACCGCACCGTTCGCAGTGCCGCCGCTCGCGGCGATTAGGCCCGAGCATTTCCCGCCTGCGTTCGAGCAGGCGCTGGCGGCGCACCGGGTCGAGGTCGACGCCGTCGCCGGCGACCGCGCCGAGCCCGATTTTGACAACACCGTGGCGGCGCTGGAGCGATCGGGGCGGCTGCTCGCGCGGGTCAGCAATGTGTTCTACGTGCTGGCCGGCGCCCATACGAGCGAACCAATCCAGGCGATCGAGCGCGACATGGCGCCCAAGCTCGCCCGCCACTGGAACGAGATTCACCTGAACGAGGCGCTGTTCGGCCGCATCGATTCGCTGCATCGGCGCGCTGCCGACCTCGGCCTGACGCCCGAGCAAGCCCGAGTGCTGGAGCGCTACCACGCGCTCTTCCGTCGCGCGGGCGCGGGCCTTCCTGCCGCCGCCAAGGAGCGGCTGAAGGAGATCGGGGACCGGCTCGCGAGCCTCGGCACGGCGTTTGGCCAGAATGTGCTGGCCGACGAGCAGTCGTACGTGCTGCCACTCAGCGAGGACGATCTCGCCGGGCTGCCGGATTTTGCGCGCGCGGCGGCGCGCGGAGACGCCGAGGAGCGTGGCCTCGCCGGCCATGCGGTGACCTTGAGCCGTTCCAGCGTCGAACCGTTCCTGCAGTTCTCCGGGAGGCGCGAGCTGCGCGAGAAGGCGTTCCGCGCTTGGGTTGCCCGGGGTGATACCGGTGGGACCACCGACAACAACGCGATCATCGCCGAACTCACCCGCCTGCGCGACGAGAAGGCGCGCCTGCTCGGTTATGCGAGTTTCGCGGACTACAAGCTCGACGACACGATGGCGAAAACGCCGGCCGCCGTGACCGGCCTCCTCGACGCCGTCTGGGCGCCGGCGCGCCGCCGCGTGGCCGAGGAGCGCGACGCCCTGCAGGAGATCGCGGCCGCCGAAGGCGGAAATTTCCGCCTCGCGCCCTGGGACTGGCGCTACTACGCCGAGAAGCTGCGCAAGGCGCGCTTCGACCTCGACGAAAGCGAGATCAAGCCGTATTTGCCGCTCGAAGCCATCATTGAGGCTGCGTTCTACACGGCGAACCGGCTCTTCGGCCTCACCTTCACGCCGCGTGCCGACGCGCCGGTCTATCATCCGGACGTGCGGGTCTGGGAGGTGACCGGGCCGGACGGACGGCATGTCGGCGTGTTCTTCGGCGACTATTTCGCCCGGGCCTCCAAGCGCAGCGGCGCCTGGATGACATCGTTGCGCGACCAGGAGCGCCTCGACGGCGAGGTCCGGCCGCTCGTGGTCAACGTGATGAACTTCAACAAGGGGGCCAAGGGCGAGCCGACCCTGCTCTCCTTCGACGATGCCCGCACGCTCTTCCACGAGTTCGGGCATGGCCTGCACGGGCTGATGTCGGACGTGACCTATCCGATGATCTCCGGCACGGGTGTGCTGCAGGACTTCGTCGAACTGCCCTCGCAGCTCTACGAGCACTGGCTCGACCGGCCGGAGATCCTCGAAAAGTTCGCGCGGCACTACAAAACCGGCGAGCCGATGCCGCAGGCCCTGATGGACCGGCTGATCGCCTCGCGCACCTTCAACCAGGGCTTCATGACGGCCGAATATCTCGGCTCGTCCTATGTGGACCTCGATTTTCATCTCGGCGGCGCCAAGGACGCGCACAAGGTCGAGGCCGAGACCCGCGCGCGCATGCAGATGCCCGAGGAGGTCGTGCTGCGGCATCGCCCGCCGCACTTCGGGCACATCTTCTCGGGCGATGGCTATGCGGCCGGCTATTACAGCTACCTGTGGTCCGAGGTGCTGGATGCGGACGCGTTCAACGCCTTCGAGGAGACCGGCGACGTGTTTGACGCCGCGGTCGCAAAACGGCTGCGTGACCACATCTATGCGGCCGGCGGGGCGCGCGACCCGGCCGAGGCGTACCGGGCGTTCCGTGGCCGGATGCCGTCGGTCGATCCGCTGCTCAAGAAGCGCGGGCTGCTCGCCGCCGCCGCATGA
- a CDS encoding type III PLP-dependent enzyme — MTARIRDFLRNRTDEGPCLVVDLDVVRDNYQAFAKALPDTRVFYAVKANPAPEVLSLLASLGSCFDTASVAEIEMALAAGATADRISFGNTIKKERDVARAHALGIRLFAVDCLPEVEKIARAAPGSRVFCRILSDCIGAEWPLSRKFGCEPGMAVDVLEHALKLGLEPYGVSFHVGSQQRNQHAWDRALASAAAVFRECGERGMNLQMVNLGGGFPTKYLKNVPTVKTYGNAIFKALRKHFGNRIPETIIEPGRGMVGNAGVIEAEVVLVSKKSAEDDVRWVYLDIGKFGGLAETMDESIRYPIRTTRDDAEMAPCVLAGPTCDSADVLYEREPYMLPVSLEIGDKVLIEGTGAYTATYSTVAFNGFPPLKTVHI; from the coding sequence ATGACAGCTCGCATTCGCGACTTCCTGCGCAACCGCACCGACGAGGGGCCCTGCCTCGTCGTCGATCTTGACGTGGTCCGCGACAACTACCAGGCCTTCGCCAAGGCGCTGCCCGATACGCGCGTATTCTACGCCGTAAAGGCAAACCCGGCGCCGGAGGTGCTGTCGCTGCTTGCCTCGCTCGGCTCCTGCTTCGACACCGCCTCGGTCGCCGAGATCGAGATGGCGTTGGCGGCGGGCGCCACGGCGGACCGCATCAGCTTCGGCAACACCATCAAGAAGGAACGGGACGTCGCGCGCGCCCATGCGCTCGGCATCCGTCTCTTCGCGGTCGACTGCCTCCCCGAGGTCGAGAAGATCGCGCGGGCCGCCCCCGGCAGCCGCGTGTTCTGCCGCATCCTCTCCGACTGCATCGGGGCGGAGTGGCCGCTCTCGCGCAAGTTCGGCTGCGAGCCCGGGATGGCGGTCGACGTGCTCGAGCATGCGCTCAAGCTCGGCCTCGAGCCCTACGGCGTGTCGTTCCACGTCGGTTCGCAGCAGCGCAACCAGCATGCCTGGGACCGCGCACTCGCGAGCGCCGCTGCGGTGTTCCGGGAGTGCGGCGAGCGCGGCATGAACTTGCAGATGGTCAACCTCGGCGGCGGCTTCCCGACCAAGTACCTGAAGAACGTGCCGACGGTGAAAACCTATGGCAACGCCATCTTCAAGGCGCTGCGCAAGCATTTCGGCAACCGCATCCCGGAGACGATCATCGAGCCGGGCCGCGGCATGGTCGGCAATGCCGGCGTGATCGAGGCGGAAGTCGTGCTCGTTTCCAAGAAGAGCGCGGAGGACGACGTGCGCTGGGTCTACCTCGACATCGGCAAGTTCGGCGGCCTCGCCGAGACGATGGACGAGTCGATCCGCTACCCGATCCGCACTACGCGGGACGACGCCGAGATGGCGCCGTGCGTGCTCGCGGGCCCGACCTGCGATTCGGCGGACGTGCTCTACGAGCGGGAGCCGTACATGCTTCCCGTCAGCCTGGAGATCGGCGACAAGGTGCTGATCGAGGGCACGGGCGCCTATACGGCGACCTACTCGACCGTGGCCTTCAACGGCTTCCCGCCGCTGAAGACGGTCCACATCTGA
- a CDS encoding N-acetyltransferase: protein MATIRKELVKDIGTREALLDQCFGEARFAKASERLREGRLPADGLSFVAAERGRLVGSVRLWHVTAGPGRPALLLGPLAVHPDVRCRGIGAALMHRAIEDAARLGHRAVLLVGDAPYYGRFGFSAGKTGALGLPGPYEKDRLLAREIVDGALDGARGLISPTGVRALIPDLASLIAGLRRNEAAAHAA, encoded by the coding sequence GTGGCCACGATCCGCAAGGAGCTTGTGAAGGATATCGGCACCCGCGAGGCGCTGCTCGATCAGTGCTTCGGTGAGGCGCGTTTCGCCAAGGCCTCCGAGCGGCTGCGCGAAGGCCGCCTGCCGGCCGACGGACTGTCATTTGTGGCGGCCGAACGCGGCCGTCTCGTCGGCAGCGTGCGGCTGTGGCACGTGACGGCGGGGCCCGGCCGCCCGGCCCTCCTGCTCGGGCCGCTCGCCGTGCATCCGGATGTCCGTTGCCGCGGCATCGGCGCCGCCTTGATGCACCGCGCGATCGAGGACGCGGCGCGGCTTGGCCATCGCGCGGTGCTGCTGGTCGGCGATGCGCCCTACTACGGCCGCTTCGGCTTCTCGGCCGGGAAGACCGGCGCCCTGGGGCTGCCCGGCCCCTACGAAAAGGACCGGCTGCTGGCGCGCGAGATCGTCGACGGCGCGCTCGACGGCGCGCGTGGCCTCATCAGCCCGACTGGTGTCCGGGCGCTGATCCCGGACCTCGCAAGCCTGATCGCGGGCCTTCGCCGCAACGAGGCTGCGGCGCACGCAGCCTGA
- a CDS encoding homospermidine synthase — translation MTQWPVYARISGPIVMVGFGSIGKGTLPLIERHLAYDKSRITVLDPKDEGRKALCEKHGVRFIQQGLTRDNYRELLMPLLTQGGGQGFCVNLSVDTGSVDIMELCNELGALYIDTVNEPWLGFYFDATKGAAARSNYALRETTLAAKKARRAGSTTAVSCCGANPGMVSFFVKQALLDIASDLKLNVPEPKTKAEWADLMRQAGVKGIHIAERDTQRSKNPKRPEVFVNTWSVEGFLSEGMQPAELGWGTHEKWMPANAHTHEAGSGAAIYLMQPGANTRVRTWCPTRGAQYGFLVTHNESISIADYFTARDATGAAIYRPTCHYAYHPADDAVLSLHELFGSGKMQEKHHILDENEIVDGIDELGVLLYGHGKNAYWYGSQLSIEETRGLAPYQNATGLQVTSAVLGGMVWALEHPNEGIVEADEMDFHRLLDIQRPYLGPVKGFYTDWTPLSGRPGLFPEELDTSDPWQFRNVLVS, via the coding sequence ATGACCCAGTGGCCGGTGTACGCCCGGATCAGCGGGCCCATCGTGATGGTCGGCTTCGGCTCGATCGGCAAAGGCACGCTGCCGCTGATCGAGCGGCATCTTGCCTACGACAAGTCGCGCATCACGGTGCTCGATCCCAAGGATGAAGGCCGCAAGGCGCTGTGCGAGAAGCACGGCGTGCGCTTCATCCAGCAGGGTCTGACCAGGGACAATTATCGCGAGTTGCTGATGCCGCTGCTCACGCAAGGCGGCGGACAGGGTTTCTGCGTCAACCTATCGGTCGATACGGGTTCCGTGGACATCATGGAGCTCTGCAACGAGCTCGGCGCACTCTACATCGACACGGTCAACGAGCCCTGGCTCGGCTTCTATTTCGACGCCACGAAGGGCGCGGCGGCGCGCTCCAACTACGCACTGCGCGAGACGACGCTCGCCGCCAAGAAGGCGCGCCGCGCCGGCTCGACGACGGCCGTCTCCTGCTGCGGCGCCAACCCGGGCATGGTCTCTTTCTTCGTGAAGCAGGCGCTGCTCGATATCGCGTCGGACCTCAAGCTCAACGTCCCCGAGCCAAAGACCAAGGCCGAATGGGCGGACCTGATGCGGCAGGCCGGCGTCAAGGGTATCCACATCGCCGAGCGGGACACGCAGCGCTCGAAGAACCCGAAGCGCCCGGAGGTGTTCGTCAACACCTGGTCGGTCGAGGGCTTCCTGTCGGAAGGCATGCAGCCGGCCGAGCTCGGCTGGGGCACCCATGAAAAATGGATGCCGGCGAATGCGCATACCCACGAAGCCGGCAGCGGCGCGGCGATCTACCTGATGCAGCCCGGCGCCAATACGCGCGTGCGCACCTGGTGCCCGACGCGCGGCGCGCAGTACGGCTTCCTCGTCACCCACAACGAGTCGATCTCGATCGCCGACTATTTCACGGCGCGCGATGCCACCGGCGCAGCGATCTACCGGCCGACGTGCCACTACGCCTATCATCCGGCGGACGACGCGGTGCTCTCGCTGCATGAGCTTTTCGGCTCCGGCAAGATGCAGGAGAAGCACCACATCCTCGACGAGAACGAAATCGTCGACGGCATCGACGAACTCGGCGTGCTGCTCTACGGCCACGGCAAGAATGCCTACTGGTACGGCTCGCAGCTCTCCATCGAGGAGACGCGGGGGCTCGCGCCTTACCAGAATGCCACCGGCCTGCAGGTGACCTCCGCGGTGCTCGGCGGCATGGTCTGGGCGCTGGAACACCCGAATGAGGGCATCGTCGAAGCCGACGAGATGGACTTCCATCGCCTGCTGGACATCCAGCGGCCCTATCTCGGCCCGGTGAAGGGCTTCTACACCGACTGGACGCCGCTCTCCGGCCGGCCGGGCCTTTTCCCGGAGGAGCTCGACACGAGCGATCCGTGGCAGTTCAGGAACGTGCTGGTGAGCTGA
- a CDS encoding DUF2147 domain-containing protein has translation MKFLAIVAFLVSLNASAWAAPAVNEPSAIGLWEQVDEKSGKPESWFSIAEKDGVYTGTVVKMFQKPGDPPPESWRCTKCEGAKKNAPVLGLALIEGMKRTGLKYEGGTILDPRDGTAYRALMEVSPDGKKLEVRGFWGVALLGRSQTWNRLPDNAMDPPAPAPVPPRGQKK, from the coding sequence ATGAAGTTTCTCGCCATTGTTGCGTTTCTTGTTTCTCTGAATGCCTCTGCTTGGGCGGCTCCCGCCGTCAACGAGCCGAGCGCCATCGGCCTGTGGGAACAGGTCGATGAGAAATCTGGCAAGCCGGAAAGCTGGTTCAGCATCGCCGAGAAGGACGGCGTCTATACCGGCACCGTCGTGAAGATGTTTCAGAAGCCCGGCGACCCGCCGCCCGAGTCATGGCGCTGCACCAAGTGCGAGGGCGCGAAGAAAAATGCCCCTGTGCTGGGCCTCGCCCTGATCGAGGGGATGAAGCGGACCGGCTTGAAGTACGAAGGCGGGACCATTCTCGATCCGCGCGACGGGACTGCGTATCGCGCCCTGATGGAAGTGAGTCCGGACGGCAAGAAGCTCGAAGTGCGCGGCTTCTGGGGCGTCGCACTGCTTGGCCGTAGCCAGACGTGGAACCGGTTACCCGACAACGCGATGGACCCGCCTGCGCCAGCACCGGTCCCGCCGAGAGGCCAGAAGAAGTAG